Proteins encoded by one window of Acetivibrio thermocellus ATCC 27405:
- a CDS encoding IS256-like element ISCth5 family transposase yields MATNNRMALLEQLSKYVVEKDKDFLKEALTLLINALMDAEVTSIIGAEKYERNNNRNNYRNGYRLREWDTRVGTLQLSIPKLRHGSYFPSLLEPRKMSEKALLNVVQEAYVHGVSTRKVDELVEALGMKGIDKSEVSRISKQLDEFVEEFKNRRLEGEYPYLWLDATFPKVREGGRVCSMALVIAVGVNQQGEREILGFDVGMSEDGAFWEEFLRRLVARGLKGVRLVISDAHEGLKAAIKKILTGSAWQRCRVHFMRNVLSQVPKHYQGMVSSIIRTIFAQNDQESAREQLRHVVDELKNRFPKAMKILEEAEEEILAYMAFPREHWAQIHSTNPLERLNREIRRRTDVVCIFPNREAVIRLVGAMLMEQNDEWKVGRRYFSLESMSKITSINEFTLTPVALLHK; encoded by the coding sequence GTGGCTACTAATAATAGAATGGCACTTTTAGAACAACTTAGCAAGTATGTTGTTGAAAAAGATAAAGATTTTTTAAAAGAAGCATTAACATTACTCATTAATGCCCTAATGGATGCGGAAGTTACATCAATAATAGGTGCTGAAAAGTATGAAAGAAATAATAATAGAAACAACTATCGCAATGGATATCGTCTAAGAGAATGGGATACTCGAGTAGGAACATTACAGTTAAGCATTCCCAAGTTACGTCACGGAAGTTATTTTCCAAGTCTTTTAGAACCGAGGAAAATGTCAGAGAAAGCATTATTGAATGTAGTTCAGGAAGCCTATGTTCATGGAGTAAGTACCAGGAAGGTGGATGAACTTGTAGAAGCTCTTGGAATGAAAGGGATTGATAAAAGCGAAGTATCAAGAATCAGTAAGCAACTGGATGAATTTGTAGAAGAATTTAAAAACCGTAGACTGGAAGGAGAATATCCTTACCTTTGGCTTGATGCCACTTTCCCCAAGGTTCGGGAAGGAGGCAGGGTATGCAGTATGGCACTAGTTATAGCAGTAGGAGTTAATCAACAAGGTGAACGGGAAATATTAGGTTTTGATGTAGGGATGAGTGAAGACGGGGCTTTTTGGGAGGAGTTTTTAAGAAGGCTGGTAGCAAGGGGTCTAAAAGGTGTAAGGCTTGTAATCAGTGATGCACATGAAGGGCTGAAGGCTGCAATAAAGAAGATTTTAACGGGAAGTGCATGGCAAAGATGCCGTGTACATTTTATGAGAAACGTATTAAGCCAGGTACCAAAGCATTATCAGGGAATGGTATCATCGATAATACGGACAATATTTGCCCAGAATGATCAGGAATCTGCGAGGGAACAGTTAAGGCATGTAGTAGATGAGCTTAAAAATCGTTTTCCAAAAGCAATGAAAATTCTTGAAGAAGCAGAAGAAGAAATCCTGGCATATATGGCTTTTCCCCGTGAGCATTGGGCACAGATACACTCCACCAATCCTCTTGAGAGACTTAACCGGGAAATTCGCCGTCGAACGGATGTTGTTTGCATATTTCCAAATCGTGAGGCGGTAATCCGATTGGTAGGAGCAATGCTCATGGAACAAAATGATGAATGGAAAGTAGGGCGGCGCTATTTCAGTCTGGAATCAATGTCAAAGATTACATCGATAAATGAATTTACATTGACACCAGTAGCTTTATTACATAAATGA
- a CDS encoding dockerin type I domain-containing protein, translated as MRKKGLLLLLTVIAATIVVSMMSAGATTLYGDLNADGSINSTDLMIMKRVLLKQRTLDDITPADLNGDGKVTSTDYSLMKRYLLKEIDKFPVEDIEPTPTLEVSPTPTETSEEVFAFKIKLFSDGDTYRFPIQEISENNNIVVDWGDGTTSTITDYSTLRHKYEKAGVYTIKVLWFDHIPIRFTGDKYVIEILTPLPDIGLTDFSSFFKNCSNLERIPDRLFSNNINATDFNFCFSGCTSLTEIPESLFAGNVNATTFVRCFYRCSNLIKVPEGLFENNVNATNFLGCFDECSSLKEIPEGLFSNNVNAANFSWCFSECVSLAKIPEGLFRNNTNATDFSYCFYGCTSITKIPGGLFENNINAEDFGNCFSGCSSITEIPGGLFENNINAANFGSCFSGCSSITEIPEGLFENNINAEDFRGCFSGCSSIMEIPEGLFKNNINAEDFRGCFSGCSSITEIPGGLFENNINAEDFGGCFSGCSSITEIPGGLFENNINASDFSSCFSGCSSITEIPGGLFRNNINTTRFMECFKGCSSVTEIPEELFANNVDTAIFIGCFSECISLRKIPEGLFKNNINVISFMECFKGCSNLTEIPEGLFVNNTNATDFQGCFYGCSSLTEIPARLFTNNVNVTNFRECFRDCTSLIEIPESLFDSNVNVTNFYRCFYGCKNLTGVAPALWLRTNVKEFSGCFGSCTKLSNYNDIPKGWK; from the coding sequence ATGAGAAAAAAAGGACTACTATTACTACTAACAGTTATTGCAGCAACCATTGTTGTTAGCATGATGTCTGCCGGTGCTACTACATTATACGGTGACTTAAATGCAGATGGTTCAATCAACTCAACCGATTTAATGATAATGAAGAGAGTACTGCTCAAGCAAAGAACTCTTGATGACATTACTCCCGCTGATTTGAATGGTGACGGTAAAGTAACCTCAACAGATTATTCGTTGATGAAAAGATACTTACTCAAGGAAATAGACAAATTTCCGGTTGAGGATATAGAACCGACTCCTACACTGGAGGTTAGCCCAACTCCTACGGAAACCAGTGAAGAGGTATTTGCTTTTAAAATTAAACTATTTTCGGATGGCGATACATACAGGTTTCCTATTCAAGAGATATCAGAGAATAATAATATTGTTGTTGACTGGGGTGATGGTACAACAAGTACTATAACTGATTATTCAACATTGAGGCATAAGTATGAAAAAGCAGGTGTATATACAATAAAAGTACTTTGGTTTGATCACATACCAATTCGGTTTACAGGAGATAAGTATGTGATTGAAATACTTACACCCCTTCCAGATATCGGATTAACTGACTTTAGCTCTTTTTTTAAAAACTGTAGTAACCTAGAAAGAATTCCAGACAGATTATTTTCAAACAATATTAATGCAACAGACTTTAATTTCTGTTTTAGCGGCTGTACTAGCTTGACAGAAATACCTGAGAGTTTGTTTGCAGGCAATGTTAATGCAACTACCTTTGTTCGGTGTTTTTACCGTTGTAGCAACTTAATAAAAGTTCCGGAAGGGTTGTTTGAAAATAATGTTAATGCGACTAATTTTTTGGGCTGTTTCGATGAATGTAGTAGCCTGAAGGAAATTCCAGAAGGATTATTTTCAAATAATGTTAATGCAGCAAACTTTAGTTGGTGCTTTAGTGAATGTGTTAGTTTAGCAAAAATTCCTGAAGGATTGTTTAGAAATAATACTAATGCAACAGATTTTAGTTACTGTTTTTATGGTTGTACTAGCATAACAAAAATTCCCGGAGGGCTGTTTGAAAATAATATTAATGCGGAAGACTTTGGTAATTGCTTTAGTGGATGCAGTAGCATAACGGAAATTCCCGGAGGGCTGTTTGAAAATAATATTAATGCGGCAAACTTTGGTAGTTGCTTTAGTGGATGTAGTAGCATAACGGAAATTCCAGAAGGGCTATTTGAAAATAATATTAATGCGGAAGACTTTAGAGGTTGCTTTAGTGGATGCAGTAGCATAATGGAAATTCCAGAAGGGCTATTTAAAAATAATATTAATGCGGAAGACTTTAGAGGTTGCTTTAGTGGATGCAGTAGCATAACGGAAATTCCCGGAGGGCTGTTTGAAAATAATATTAATGCGGAAGACTTTGGAGGTTGCTTTAGTGGATGCAGTAGCATAACGGAAATTCCCGGAGGGCTGTTTGAAAATAATATTAATGCATCAGACTTTAGTAGTTGTTTTAGTGGATGCAGTAGCATAACGGAAATTCCTGGGGGTTTGTTTAGAAATAATATTAATACAACAAGATTTATGGAGTGCTTTAAAGGATGTAGCAGCGTAACAGAAATCCCTGAAGAGCTATTTGCCAATAATGTTGATACAGCTATCTTTATAGGTTGTTTTAGTGAATGCATCAGTTTGAGAAAAATTCCAGAAGGACTGTTTAAAAATAATATTAACGTAATAAGCTTTATGGAGTGCTTTAAAGGATGTAGTAACCTAACAGAAATCCCTGAAGGGCTATTTGTAAATAATACTAATGCAACAGACTTTCAAGGTTGTTTTTATGGGTGCAGTAGTTTGACAGAAATTCCTGCGAGATTATTTACGAATAATGTTAATGTAACTAATTTTAGAGAGTGTTTTAGGGATTGTACGAGCTTAATAGAAATTCCAGAGAGTCTTTTTGATAGCAATGTTAATGTCACCAATTTTTATAGATGTTTTTATGGGTGCAAAAACTTAACAGGTGTAGCACCTGCTTTATGGCTGCGTACAAATGTTAAAGAATTTTCGGGTTGCTTTGGAAGCTGTACTAAACTGTCCAACTATAATGATATTCCAAAAGGTTGGAAATAA
- a CDS encoding FtsW/RodA/SpoVE family cell cycle protein: MGAPVGGRIWFGRLSLNLSYLSLVFPLAYSLLVYALRHKGYMGIILCGIGYIPFAIILRFVPSFTGFALFTVSALVILCLSIAKGWFGNDKKIDLLLVFIPVVIAIIAAIVYIMQNPYFSSRFLVAVYPYFNRYGAGYAYCFIRDLLANSKFAGKGTVPAQFGSNVPLIPASDTDYMIAALTYNFGWIAFAGILVVIILFSVFGLYYVAKQKSVWELWYRYQ; this comes from the coding sequence TTGGGTGCGCCGGTTGGCGGCAGGATTTGGTTTGGAAGATTGTCTTTAAACCTAAGCTATCTTTCGTTGGTATTCCCGCTTGCATATTCATTGCTGGTTTATGCTTTGAGACACAAGGGATATATGGGTATTATATTATGTGGCATAGGTTATATTCCGTTTGCAATTATTTTACGGTTTGTGCCGTCATTTACCGGTTTTGCTTTGTTTACGGTATCAGCCCTTGTTATACTTTGCTTATCTATTGCAAAGGGATGGTTTGGGAACGATAAAAAGATAGATTTGTTATTGGTATTTATACCTGTAGTTATTGCAATTATTGCAGCTATTGTCTATATAATGCAGAATCCTTATTTTTCAAGCAGATTTCTTGTTGCAGTATATCCATATTTCAATCGCTACGGAGCAGGTTATGCTTATTGCTTTATAAGAGATTTGTTGGCGAACTCAAAATTTGCGGGCAAGGGAACCGTACCTGCTCAATTTGGAAGTAATGTTCCCCTGATACCTGCCTCTGACACAGATTATATGATTGCTGCATTGACATACAATTTTGGGTGGATTGCATTTGCCGGTATATTGGTTGTTATTATATTATTTTCTGTTTTTGGGCTGTATTATGTTGCTAAACAAAAGAGCGTTTGGGAACTTTGGTATCGTTATCAATAA
- a CDS encoding permease prefix domain 1-containing protein, whose amino-acid sequence MSQSDEIKQYVKTVCEQIRWKKARSIVAEEIENHICDQRDAYVSQGEDEKTATEKAILQMGNAVSVGMELDKIHRPKPQWTMIAFTGLLMLTGILANYFIGSSRHFLSGFGLVSYAIALSVFIICYLFDFSFLGKYAKQCYFITLAV is encoded by the coding sequence ATGAGCCAATCTGATGAAATAAAGCAATATGTTAAGACAGTGTGTGAACAGATACGTTGGAAAAAGGCCCGCAGTATTGTTGCAGAAGAAATTGAAAATCATATTTGCGACCAAAGGGATGCTTATGTTTCTCAGGGAGAAGATGAAAAAACGGCTACTGAAAAAGCAATATTACAAATGGGCAATGCCGTTTCCGTCGGTATGGAGCTCGATAAAATTCACAGGCCAAAGCCTCAGTGGACAATGATTGCCTTTACCGGTTTGTTAATGTTGACAGGAATACTCGCGAACTATTTTATTGGTTCTTCCAGGCACTTTTTGTCCGGGTTTGGCTTGGTTTCTTATGCTATTGCTTTGTCTGTGTTTATAATATGCTATTTATTTGACTTTTCTTTTCTGGGCAAATACGCAAAACAATGCTATTTTATCACATTGGCAGTTTAG
- a CDS encoding PadR family transcriptional regulator has product MSIDKSLMAGSTTILVLKLLEERDMYGYQMIETLAQRSDDTFNLKAGTLYPILHNLRNNGYVESYEKEESNGKIRKYYYLTSKGKKLLREKQKEWITFSSAVNKILNGGLSYEPI; this is encoded by the coding sequence ATGTCAATTGACAAGAGCCTTATGGCAGGCAGCACAACGATACTGGTTTTGAAGCTGCTTGAAGAAAGAGATATGTATGGATATCAGATGATTGAAACTTTGGCTCAGAGGTCTGATGATACTTTTAATTTGAAAGCGGGGACACTTTATCCCATTTTGCATAATCTAAGGAACAATGGCTATGTAGAGTCCTATGAAAAAGAAGAGAGTAATGGGAAAATAAGAAAGTATTACTATCTTACTTCAAAAGGTAAAAAGCTTCTCCGGGAAAAACAAAAAGAATGGATTACTTTTTCTTCTGCCGTCAACAAAATTTTAAACGGAGGGTTAAGCTATGAGCCAATCTGA
- a CDS encoding metallophosphoesterase: MQLSDLHNKSFGNNNNRLVKKIIGENPDIIVMTGDMVNAKDNDFEVFINLAEQISKSFDVYYIVGNHEQDLNEDKRKILMDKLSEIGIRVLDNEKVTISRGAESINLYGLWFNLRYYKDLKNEYTKDVFFGTKQIQSILGDLDTDSYNILLTHNPLYADTYSNWGADLTLSGHIHGGMIRIPFVGGLLSPEREFFPEYDAGKYQVNGKILIVNRGLGNGDFGIRVFNPPEISVIMLSN; the protein is encoded by the coding sequence TTGCAATTGTCAGATTTGCACAATAAAAGCTTCGGAAATAACAATAACAGACTTGTAAAGAAGATTATCGGTGAAAATCCTGATATTATTGTTATGACCGGAGATATGGTTAATGCAAAAGATAATGATTTTGAAGTCTTTATTAATTTAGCAGAGCAGATAAGTAAAAGCTTTGATGTATATTATATTGTCGGCAATCATGAACAAGATTTAAATGAAGATAAACGAAAAATATTAATGGACAAGCTTAGTGAAATCGGAATCAGAGTACTGGACAATGAAAAGGTTACAATTTCAAGAGGTGCCGAAAGCATTAATTTATATGGATTATGGTTTAATCTCAGGTATTATAAGGATTTGAAAAATGAATATACAAAGGACGTGTTTTTTGGAACAAAGCAAATTCAAAGTATTTTAGGTGATTTGGATACTGATTCATATAACATTTTACTTACTCATAATCCACTCTATGCTGACACCTATTCTAATTGGGGAGCGGATTTGACCCTGTCGGGGCATATTCATGGAGGTATGATAAGGATACCTTTTGTCGGTGGATTACTTTCTCCTGAAAGAGAGTTTTTTCCCGAATATGATGCCGGCAAGTATCAGGTTAATGGCAAAATATTAATTGTAAATAGAGGATTGGGCAACGGCGATTTTGGAATCAGGGTGTTCAATCCGCCGGAAATATCGGTAATTATGCTTTCAAATTAA
- a CDS encoding M15 family metallopeptidase, whose amino-acid sequence MYKRQRILRRNKRLRYARIRTLVILVLIAVGSVAFFYTNGKGKNEETPANSYAVDTVESDDTADSHNVDAGDADTEDRNVNGTDGTENRDVDDTDGKTENKIIDDWRLILVNSDNPIPDDYSFDLSSLDEFRKFDSRAIDDLKKLIEDCRRETGGVIWVQSAYRDRGTQERLYNNKVTQYMNSGKSREEAEKLAAASVSKPGTSEHEVGLAVDFNYANPGFENTKAFKWLMENAHKYGFILRYPDGKQSITKVIYEPWHFRYVGKEHAEVIKEKGFCLEEYIEYLNNQQ is encoded by the coding sequence ATGTACAAAAGACAAAGAATTTTGAGAAGAAACAAAAGATTGAGATATGCAAGAATCAGGACATTGGTTATACTTGTGCTGATTGCCGTAGGTAGTGTTGCATTCTTTTATACCAATGGAAAAGGCAAAAACGAAGAAACGCCTGCGAACTCTTATGCAGTTGACACTGTGGAGTCGGATGACACTGCGGATAGCCATAATGTTGACGCCGGCGATGCGGACACAGAGGACAGAAATGTCAATGGGACGGATGGGACAGAGAACAGGGATGTCGACGATACGGATGGAAAAACAGAGAACAAAATCATCGATGACTGGCGGTTGATATTAGTGAATAGCGATAATCCGATTCCGGATGATTATTCTTTTGACCTGTCAAGCCTGGACGAGTTTCGAAAATTTGATTCAAGGGCCATAGATGACCTTAAAAAACTTATTGAGGATTGCAGACGTGAAACCGGAGGAGTTATATGGGTTCAGTCGGCATACAGGGACAGAGGAACTCAAGAAAGGTTGTATAATAACAAAGTCACTCAGTACATGAATTCCGGGAAATCAAGAGAAGAAGCTGAGAAATTGGCGGCTGCTTCTGTTTCCAAACCCGGGACAAGCGAGCATGAGGTTGGCCTGGCTGTAGACTTCAATTATGCCAATCCTGGGTTTGAGAATACGAAGGCTTTTAAATGGCTTATGGAGAATGCCCATAAATATGGGTTTATTTTGAGATATCCCGACGGCAAGCAATCGATAACAAAGGTGATATATGAGCCATGGCATTTCAGATATGTGGGAAAAGAGCATGCGGAAGTTATTAAAGAAAAGGGATTTTGCCTGGAAGAGTATATTGAGTATCTGAATAATCAACAATAA
- a CDS encoding IS256-like element ISCth4 family transposase, whose protein sequence is MARKRIITPEKKELIRNLISEYNITSAKDLQEALKDLLGDTIQNMLEAELDEHLGYEKYESTEEAKSNYRNGYTSKTLKSSVGQVEIDIPRDRNAEFEPKIVPRYKRDISEIENKIIAMYARGMSTREINEQIQEIYGFEVSAEMVSKITDKILPEIEEWQKRPLGEVYPIVFIDAIHFSVKNDGIVGKKAIYIVLAIDIEGQKDVIGIYVGENESSKFWLSVLNDLKNRGVKDILILCADALSGIKDAINAAFPNTEYQRCIVHQIRNTLKYVSDKDRKEFARDLKRIYTAPNEKAGYDQMLEVSEKWEKKYPAAMKSWKSNWDVICPFFKYSEELRKIMYTTNTIESLNSSYRRINKSRTVFPGDQSLLKSIYLATVKITSKWTMRYKNWGLILGQLQIMFEGRI, encoded by the coding sequence ATGGCAAGAAAAAGGATAATAACACCAGAAAAGAAAGAGCTTATCAGAAATCTCATTTCTGAGTACAACATTACTTCAGCAAAGGATTTGCAGGAAGCATTGAAGGATCTGCTCGGAGATACGATACAAAATATGTTGGAAGCAGAGCTGGATGAACATCTCGGATATGAAAAGTACGAATCAACTGAAGAAGCGAAATCAAATTACCGTAACGGGTACACATCAAAAACATTAAAGTCAAGTGTAGGGCAAGTGGAAATAGATATCCCGCGGGACCGGAATGCAGAATTCGAGCCGAAAATTGTTCCCAGGTATAAAAGGGACATTTCAGAAATTGAAAATAAAATAATAGCAATGTATGCGCGTGGGATGTCTACCAGAGAAATCAACGAGCAGATACAGGAAATCTACGGATTTGAAGTATCTGCCGAGATGGTAAGTAAGATCACTGATAAAATACTACCTGAGATAGAAGAGTGGCAGAAAAGGCCTCTGGGAGAGGTTTATCCGATAGTATTTATTGACGCAATTCATTTTTCAGTAAAAAATGACGGCATTGTTGGGAAGAAGGCCATATATATTGTGCTGGCGATTGATATAGAAGGGCAGAAAGATGTTATCGGTATTTATGTAGGAGAAAATGAGAGCTCAAAATTCTGGCTGAGTGTCTTAAATGACCTTAAAAACAGGGGTGTTAAAGACATTCTGATTCTCTGTGCTGATGCACTTTCAGGGATAAAGGATGCAATCAATGCGGCTTTTCCGAATACTGAATATCAGAGGTGTATAGTACACCAGATAAGAAACACGCTAAAGTATGTGTCAGATAAAGACCGAAAGGAATTTGCCAGGGACTTGAAACGGATATATACGGCTCCGAATGAGAAGGCAGGGTACGACCAGATGCTTGAGGTTTCAGAGAAATGGGAGAAGAAATACCCGGCAGCTATGAAGAGCTGGAAGAGCAATTGGGATGTTATTTGTCCATTTTTTAAGTATTCGGAGGAACTACGTAAAATCATGTATACGACCAATACTATTGAGAGCCTGAATAGCAGTTATAGAAGGATAAACAAATCAAGGACAGTATTTCCTGGCGACCAGTCACTTTTAAAGAGCATATATTTAGCTACAGTAAAGATTACTTCAAAATGGACGATGCGTTACAAAAACTGGGGTTTGATACTGGGACAGCTACAGATTATGTTCGAAGGGCGTATATAG
- a CDS encoding PLP-dependent lyase/thiolase, whose amino-acid sequence MMYVQNSANLLQKFNQDLDDGSDEYVTPIVDLEEMAKEYKVGKVLIKDESKNSYGTYKDRRSKSIVKFAKEGLYDKIVIITAGNAGYSLLKACEGTSIRLINVVDKSTSDRIKKKLMSTASQVLEVDLNKTVLSSKDLKNLVSTKSHDRILDASNGFHEAYESIYYEVACENVDYIVVPFGSGEAFFGIISAISKSNSKTRVIGVGVENRSGSCANKLRCIWTPYENKLQSVLKKGHRLIRLNEEEIQQAYKILSKFIDCELSSSVVFGVFKRIRFSENDRILLVNSGRGLL is encoded by the coding sequence ATGATGTATGTTCAAAACAGCGCAAATCTGCTTCAGAAGTTTAATCAAGACCTTGATGATGGTTCCGATGAGTATGTTACACCCATAGTTGACCTTGAAGAAATGGCGAAAGAATATAAAGTAGGAAAAGTTTTAATTAAAGATGAAAGTAAGAATTCTTACGGTACATATAAAGACAGAAGAAGCAAGAGCATAGTTAAATTCGCAAAAGAGGGGTTATACGACAAAATTGTAATAATAACAGCCGGAAATGCAGGTTATAGCCTTCTTAAGGCATGCGAAGGGACTTCTATAAGGTTAATTAATGTTGTGGATAAAAGCACAAGCGATAGGATAAAAAAAAAGCTGATGTCCACAGCAAGCCAGGTTTTGGAGGTAGATTTAAATAAAACAGTTTTGTCTTCAAAAGATCTAAAGAATTTAGTCAGCACGAAAAGTCATGATAGAATTTTAGATGCCAGCAATGGTTTTCATGAGGCGTATGAATCCATATACTATGAAGTCGCCTGCGAAAATGTGGACTATATTGTGGTCCCTTTTGGCAGCGGAGAAGCTTTTTTTGGAATTATAAGTGCAATAAGTAAGTCAAATTCCAAGACCAGGGTAATTGGTGTGGGTGTTGAGAACAGGAGCGGAAGTTGTGCAAATAAACTGCGTTGTATATGGACACCTTATGAAAACAAGCTGCAAAGTGTTCTAAAAAAAGGGCATAGGCTTATACGTCTTAATGAAGAAGAGATTCAGCAGGCATATAAAATTTTGTCGAAGTTTATTGACTGTGAACTTTCAAGTTCGGTTGTTTTCGGAGTCTTTAAACGCATTCGGTTTAGTGAGAATGACCGTATTCTTCTTGTAAATTCAGGAAGAGGTTTGTTGTAA
- a CDS encoding polysaccharide deacetylase family protein: MKTVYLTIDDGPSKDRKEKVDILYQYGIQPIWFCIGSEIEKRPEDVIYSIRKGGIIGNHSYSHPRFSQISLEECFEEIEKTDRIIDSIYREAGVARPIKAFRFPYGDKGEDNNFFKKPYSEEGKKKISKIMTFLKELGYTKPKFDGITYEYYSKFGLKDDIDWYWTYDVAEWCTFQEKPMFGVRTIDDVFELMELDLPEKWAGLNYPYSDDIILMHDHPQTTPLFKPIICQLLKKGLHFGAIPLE; encoded by the coding sequence ATGAAAACTGTATATCTTACTATTGATGATGGACCATCTAAGGATAGAAAAGAAAAAGTGGACATTTTATATCAATATGGAATTCAACCAATCTGGTTTTGTATAGGCTCTGAAATTGAGAAAAGGCCTGAGGATGTAATTTATTCTATCCGAAAGGGAGGAATTATAGGAAATCATTCTTACTCTCATCCGCGTTTTTCTCAAATATCGCTGGAAGAATGTTTTGAAGAAATTGAGAAAACTGATCGAATTATTGACAGCATTTATAGAGAAGCTGGCGTTGCTCGGCCTATTAAAGCTTTTAGATTTCCATATGGAGATAAAGGAGAAGACAATAATTTTTTCAAGAAACCTTACAGCGAGGAAGGCAAAAAAAAGATTTCTAAAATCATGACTTTTCTGAAGGAGCTGGGATATACAAAACCTAAGTTTGATGGGATTACATATGAGTATTACAGTAAATTCGGGTTAAAGGATGATATAGACTGGTATTGGACATATGATGTGGCTGAGTGGTGTACGTTTCAGGAAAAACCTATGTTCGGCGTTCGAACAATAGATGATGTATTTGAGTTGATGGAGCTGGATTTGCCGGAAAAATGGGCTGGATTAAATTATCCGTATTCTGATGATATTATACTGATGCATGACCATCCGCAGACAACCCCTCTCTTTAAACCAATTATTTGCCAATTACTGAAAAAAGGTCTGCATTTTGGTGCAATACCGTTAGAGTAA